ATCGACTGGATCGAAAGTGTGGAGGAGTCCCGTCCCCTTATCATGTGCGAGTACTCGCATGCGATGGGCAACAGCAATGGCTGTCTGAAGGAATACTACGATCTCTTCGAGAAATACAAGGGGCTGCAGGGCGGCTTCATCTGGGAGTGGCTCGATCACGGCCTGAAGGAAACCGCCGAAAATGGGAAGGACTACTGGACTTACGGCGGCGACTATGGAGAGAGTCCGCACGACGCGAACTTTGTGGCGGATGGATTGGTCTGGCCGGACCGGGAGGCACATCCGGGTCTGTACGAATTCAAGAAGCTGGCACAGCCGGTCAAGGTGAGCCGGGTCGAGGGTGAAGGCATACGGCTGGAGCTGTGCTCCAAGCATGATTTCCGGACTCTGGACTACTTGACCGGTTCCTGGGAGCTGCTTGGAGATGGGGTGGTTCTGGCTGCCGGTGAGCTGGATCTGTCTGGGATTGCGGCCGGAGAAAGCCGGGTCTTCGACCTTTCCGTCGATGCCGGCTTGATCGATGGCTATGACGGGGATGTGCTCGGGTTGCACGTTTCCATTTGCTCGAAGTCGGCAACAGGCTTGCTTGAGGCTGGGCATGAAGTGGCCTGGGAGCATTTCGAATTGAAAGCGCATGAACTGGTGACTGTCGGCTCCCTGAGCCCGGTTGAGCCGGCGATCACTGAAACGGAGACCGGCGTTCGTTTGGCGGGAGGAGGACAGGAGTTCGAATGGAACCGTTCAAGTGGCGAGCTTGCCTATGTCGGACTTGCTGGGAGAGGTAACCTGCTGGCCGAGCCGCTGCGTTTTACCTGGTGGCGGGCTGCAACGGACAACGATGGGGTGAAGCTTTGGGATGGCCAGGATAACAAGCCGCTTGGGCGGTGGAAAAAGGCCGGATTGCCGGAGACAGAGTTGTCGTTGACTCAGTTTGGCCTGACAGAGCAAGGCGATGTGCAGTCCGCATGGTCGCTTTCGACGCCGGTGTTCAAGGAGGCCGGAGTTTTCAGGCAGACTTGCCGCCTGACCGGGCAAGGCTTGTTGGTCGAAAATGAATTGGAATGTCACGCCGAATTGCCGGACTTGCCGCGGATAGGCTTGCAGCTGGCGCTTCAGCCGGGCTTTGAGTCGGTTTCGTATTTGGGCAAGGGCCCGATGGAGAATTATTGTGACCGGAACGCGGCGGCCTGGACCGGTGTCTTCGAGACGAGTGTGGATGCCATGCATGTGCCGTACATCATGCCGCAGGAAAATGGAAACCGGACCGGAGTGGGGCGGATTAATCTGACCCATGAGGACGGTACCGGAGTCCGGATCGCGGCAGTGGATGAAGCCTTGAATTTCAAGGCGACGCATTTGAAGGATGCGGACCTGTTTGCCGCGACGCATACCTATGAGCTGGAGAATCGTTCGGAGACCTGGGTTTACTTGGACCATCGCCAGCGGGGTCTGGGCAGCGCCAGTTGTGGTCCCGATACCCTTAGCCAGTATACTTTCCCGGCTGGGCGGTACCGGTGGGCGCTGCTGCTTCAGCCGGAACTATCGTAGGAGGCATGATTCAACATTGCGTGCATCGGTATTTAGGGTTCTGCTCCTGTACCTATGATACAACGCCTCCTTCCCCTCTTCATTCTTAATCTGCTGTTGGCCGTCGCGGCTTCGGCCCAGACTATAGTGGTATCGGCCAAGGTCAATGACCGTGCCTTGGACGGTTCGGCCATCCGTGGTCAATTCAAGTATCCTTCGGCCATGCTCGAGTCCGGGAGCAAGGGCTATCTGCACATCGGGAAGAACTTGCGCTATCCGGTTTGGGTGGAAACCGTCCAGGTTAGCGATGCCATGACCAAGCCTGAGGTGAGTTACGAGGAGACTCCGATCGGCTTGGAGTTGGACATCAAGGTCGCGGCTGAAGGCGCAACGATTACCTACAGCGGCGAAGCCCGGGTCTCTGTCACGCGGGGAGTCAGCGAAGAGGGGGCCAGCTATGCCAGCACCGTGGTCACCTTCATGGGCAAGGTCGCCAACGACGAAATGATCGCAGTCGAGTTGGAGGGTCCGGACGGCACGACCGAGGAGATCCTTTTGCACTTCGGGATCAAGCCGGCTGACGAATAAGCCATTCTTCGAGCCATTCGGTGGGCGGTCTGAGCTTGTCTCCGGAGGTTCAGATGCCGAGTAAGCCAGGCAAGCCTGCAATGGAATCCAGCGTGATATCGGGCTGAACGGGGGAGCGGGCGGCGTCTTCCTCCTTGTACTTGCCGGTTTTGACCAGGATGCCCTTGAGGCCTGCCTGCATGGCGCCCCCCACGTCGCTTTCGATGTCATCCCCGACCATGGCGACTTCACCGGTCTCAAGGCTCATCGTGGCGACGGCGGCATGGAAGAAGGCGGGGGCCGGCTTGCCGATCACCTCGGCGGTCTGACCGGTGGCATACTCCAGAGCTTTTACGAAAGGGCCCATATCGAGTCGGATCCGTCCGCCGCTTTTGAAAAACCGGTTTTCCGCCAGCGCGTAGAAAGCGGCCCCTTCCATGATGTGCTCAAAGGCCAGGTTCAGGACTTTGTAGGTGAAATCCTCGCCGATGTCGCCGATGACGACGGCCTCCGGGTGTTTCGTATCGTTCTCGAAGGCGGCGAATTCTTCCAGGACCTCCTTGTTCAGCAGAAAATGGCAACGGCGGTGTCCGGCGGCCTCGAGTACATGGGATGCAGCCAGAGGTGCGGTAAAAACCTCATTTTCGGCGACCGGCAGGCCCAATTTTTCCATGCGCTGGAGGATGCGCCGGCGGGGACGACTGGTCGTGTTTGTGATATAGCGGAGCCGGTAGCGGGCTGCCTGCAGGGCTTTGACGGCTTCGAGTGCGCCCTCGATCCGCGTGTCGTCCACGTAAATTGTGCCCGAAAGATCGAGCAGGAGCCCTCTGATTGATTCCAATCCCATGACAATGGTCGTCCGGTATTCAGAATACAGATTAAGCAAGCTTGGGCGGTCTGTAAAGCGATGGGGTGGACTAATTTGGCAGTTGTCAATCGGGGCTCCCGGCGATCCACGGAATAGGAACTTGCCATTTTCAGGGGACTGCCTTTGTTTCTGCCGTTTTTCATTACAGAAACAGCTATGTCCTTACCAGATTTTCATGCCCTCCTTCCGCTCGCCCAATCATCCGGTGGCGGCGGCCTTGGTTCCTTTCTGCCGATTATCCTGCTCTTCGTCGGCATGTGGTTCCTCATCATCGCGCCCCAGCGCAAGCGCCAGAAGCAGCACGACGTCATGCTGAAGGCCTTGA
Above is a window of Coraliomargarita parva DNA encoding:
- the yajC gene encoding preprotein translocase subunit YajC, with amino-acid sequence MSLPDFHALLPLAQSSGGGGLGSFLPIILLFVGMWFLIIAPQRKRQKQHDVMLKALKTGDQIVTTGGLFATITNVKEDRFIVKIADSTKVELSKGFVHSKVEAKEAK
- a CDS encoding TIGR01458 family HAD-type hydrolase; this translates as MGLESIRGLLLDLSGTIYVDDTRIEGALEAVKALQAARYRLRYITNTTSRPRRRILQRMEKLGLPVAENEVFTAPLAASHVLEAAGHRRCHFLLNKEVLEEFAAFENDTKHPEAVVIGDIGEDFTYKVLNLAFEHIMEGAAFYALAENRFFKSGGRIRLDMGPFVKALEYATGQTAEVIGKPAPAFFHAAVATMSLETGEVAMVGDDIESDVGGAMQAGLKGILVKTGKYKEEDAARSPVQPDITLDSIAGLPGLLGI